From a single Sorghum bicolor cultivar BTx623 chromosome 5, Sorghum_bicolor_NCBIv3, whole genome shotgun sequence genomic region:
- the LOC8083017 gene encoding uncharacterized protein LOC8083017: MAIFSIRACLLQLLLVLFFFFAATSPAAAQSRPTSPARILDAALQDYAYRAFARPRTGIVYNATLPGNLTGIAVSAVRLRSGSLRRKGFAGYFQFGVPTGVVVQPYVERVVLVYHDLGNWSDYYYPLPGYTYLAPVLGLLVYDAANLSAVGLQELNIVASGGPISISFGGNVRAVPAGSAAPRCVVFDLDGMPQFRDLVATDMCSTYHQGHVSIVVNSSGIAPAPPPGTIPPPIPTAGGNKKGSSKAWKIAGSVVGAAIALGLLAALLLCLVRHKRDKKLQVMERNAEVGETLRMAQVGRTQAPVALGTRTQPVIENDYTA, from the coding sequence ATGGCCATCTTCTCGATCCGCGCATGCCTCCTCCAGCTGCTGCTAgtgctcttcttcttcttcgccgCCACCTCCCCCGCGGCGGCGCAGTCGCGGCCGACGTCGCCGGCCAGGATCCTCGACGCGGCGCTGCAGGACTACGCGTACCGGGCGTTCGCGCGCCCGCGCACCGGCATTGTCTACAACGCCACGCTCCCGGGCAACCTCACGGGCATTGCCGTCTCCGCGGTGCGCCTGCGCAGCGGCAGCCTCCGCCGGAAGGGCTTCGCGGGCTACTTCCAGTTCGGCGTGCCCACGGGCGTCGTCGTGCAGCCGTACGTCGAGCGGGTGGTGCTCGTGTACCACGACCTCGGCAACTGGTCCGACTACTACTACCCGCTCCCAGGGTACACCTACCTGGCGCCGGTGCTCGGTCTGCTGGTCTACGACGCCGCCAACCTGTCCGCCGTGGGGCTGCAGGAGCTCAACATCGTCGCGTCGGGTGGTCCGATTTCCATCAGCTTCGGTGGCAATGTCAGGGCGGTGCCGGCAGGCAGTGCGGCCCCGAGGTGTGTGGTGTTCGATTTGGATGGCATGCCGCAGTTCCGGGACCTGGTGGCCACTGATATGTGCTCGACGTATCACCAAGGGCATGTATCGATAGTGGTGAACTCCAGTGGGATTGCTCCTGCTCCACCACCTGGCACAATTCCCCCGCCAATTCCGACCGCAGGAGGAAATAAGAAGGGAAGCTCAAAGGCGTGGAAGATTGCCGGCAGTGTGGTTGGGGCTGCCATAGCGTTGGGGCTCTTGGCTGCGCTTCTGCTGTGTCTGGTGAGGCATAAAAGGGATAAGAAACTTCAGGTGATGGAACGGAATGCGGAGGTTGGAGAGACATTGCGGATGGCGCAGGTTGGGCGGACGCAAGCACCGGTGGCATTGGGGACACGGACGCAACCGGTGATTGAGAACGATTACACTGCATAG